From a single Vicugna pacos chromosome 4, VicPac4, whole genome shotgun sequence genomic region:
- the LOC102536352 gene encoding olfactory receptor 1N2 has translation MGKPNRVNQTAISDFLLLGFSERPEEQPLLFVTFLGMYLVTVMGNLLIILAIISDPHLNTPMYFFLANLSLTDACFTSASIPKMLANMHTQSQTISSTGCFAQLYFLLTFGGLDNLLLAVMAYDRYVAVCLPLHYNTAMSPQFCAQMLGICWVLTNCPALIHTLLMTRVAFCGYKAVPHFYCDPSALLKIACSDTRINELMIITVGLLFLTAPLMLIILSYVRISWAVFGISSGGRWKAFSTCGSHLTVVLLFYGSLMGVYLLPPSTHSAERESRAAILYMVIIPMLNPFIYSLRNKDMKEALGKLFGSRKTLFLPG, from the coding sequence ATGGGAAAACCAAACCGGGTGAACCAAACCGCTATTTCAGACTTCCTCCTTCTAGGATTCTCTGAACGGCCAGAGGAGCAACCTCTCCTGTTTGTCACCTTCCTGGGCATGTACCTGGTCACTGTGATGGGGAACCTGCTCATCATCCTGGCCATCATCTCTGACCCTCACCTCAATACTCCCATGTACTTCTTTCTGGCCAACCTTTCGTTAACCGATGCCTGTTTCACTTCTGCCTCAATCCCCAAAATGTTGGCCAACATGCATACTCAGAGCCAGACCATCTCCTCTACTGGGTGCTTTGCACAGCTCTATTTTCTCCTTACATTTGGTGGTCTGGACAACTTACTTCTGGCTGTGATGGCATATGACCGCTACGTGGCCGTCTGCCTGCCACTTCATTACAACACAGCAATGAGTCCCCAGTTCTGTGCACAAATGTTGGGCATATGCTGGGTGCTAACCAACTGTCCTGCACTGATACACACGCTGTTGATGACCCGCGTGGCCTTCTGCGGCTACAAGGCCGTCCCCCACTTCTACTGTGATCCCAGTGCTCTACTGAAGATTGCCTGCTCAGATACGCGCATTAACGAGCTGATGATCATCACCGTGGGCCTGCTGTTCCTCACCGCTCCCCTCATGCTGATCATCCTCTCCTATGTCCGCATTTCCTGGGCGGTGTTTGGCATCTCATCTGGAGGGCGATGGAAGGCCTTCTCTACCTGTGGTTCTCACCTCACCGTGGTACTGCTCTTCTACGGGTCTCTTATGGGTGTGTATTTGCTTCCTCCATCAACACACTCTGCAGAGAGGGAAAGCAGGGCCGCCATTCTCTACATGGTGATTATTCCCATGCTAAACCCATTCATCTACAGCTTGAGGAACAAAGACATGAAGGAGGCTTTGGGTAAACTCTTTGGCAGTCGGAAGACTCTCTTCTTACCTGGATAG